The region GTCAGCACTTCAATATTTTTTATTAAATTTATTTACATTGACGCTTAAAACTGTAATTTTGTAGCGGTAATAAAATCCATAATTTATGTCAGGAACACTTAATAAAGTAATGCTAATTGGGCATTTAGGAGATGAAGTAAAAATGCACTATTTTGAAGGAGGTGGTTGTGTGGGACGTTTTCCGTTAGCAACTAACGAAACTTATACCAGTAAGCAAACTAACGAGCGTGTAACTAATACAGAGTGGCATAATATTGTTGTACGTAATAAAGCTGCAGAAATTTGTGAAAAATACCTTACTAAAGGTGATAAAGTATATGTAGAAGGCAGAATTAAAACTAGAAAATGGCAAGATGATTCTGGTAACGATAGATATAGCACAGAAATACAAGTAACAGACTTTACCTTTTTAAGTACTAAAAAGGACAGTGATGCTACTGCTGCTGCAAATAATAATGTGCAACAACAAGCTAAACCAAATACAGAAAAACCAACATCGCAACCCATAGCTGGTGACGATGACCTTCCGTTTTAATTATTAACTATGGATCCTGAACCCTCGAGTTTTATAGCATTAATCATTACAGACAATATTAACGTTGCACTAGGTTTTGTGCTCTTAATAGTACTACTAATTTGCTCTGCGATGATCTCTGGAGCAGAGGTTGCTTTATTTTCTTTATCAAAATCAGATTTAGAAGATGAAGCGATACAAAACAAAAAACAAATACAGATTATAACTAAGTTGTTAGCACGTCCAAAAAAGCTATTAGCCACTATATTGGTAGCCAACAATTTTATAAACATTGGTATAGTCATCCTGTTTGCTTTTTTAGGTAATTATTTGTTTTCTGGTATTTCTTCTGTAGTTGTTAAGTTTGTGGTGGAAGTTGTTGTTATAACCTTTTTAATACTATTGTTTGGAGAGATTTTACCAAAGATTTATGCTAGTCGTAATAATCTAAAGTTCTCCACATTTATGGCTTACCCATTACGTGTATTGGATGTGTTGTTTTCGCCATTAAGCCTGCCAATGCGAAGTATAACTTTAGGGATTCATAATAAATTAGGAAAGCAAAAGTCCAATATAAGTGTAGACCAATTATCTCAAGCATTAGAGTTAACCAGTGAGCATGATACCACCAAAGAAGAACAAAAAATACTACAAGGTATTGTTAGTTTTGGTAACACAGATACTAAGCAAGTTATGCAACCTCGTATAGATGTATTTGCTTTAAATGTAGAACAACCATATAGCGAGATTATTTCTGAAATAACTAACAATGGTTATTCTAGGATACCAGTGTTTAAGGATAATATGGATACTATTGTTGGTGTATTGTATGTTAAAGATTTACTACCTTATATAGACAAAAAAACATTTGATTGGACCACACTGTTAAGAGACCCATTTTTTGTCCCAGAGAACAAGAAGTTGGACGATTTAATGGCAGAATTCCAAGAAAAGAAAGTCCATCTAGCTGTTGTGGTGGATGAGTATGGTGGGACTTCTGGACTGGTGTCTTTAGAAGATATAATTGAAGAAATTGTTGGAGATATTAGTGACGAGTTTGATGACGAAGATTTAATCTATTCTAAATTAGACAATAAAAATTATGTTTTTGAAGGTAAAACAGCATTAAAAGATTTTTATAAAATAATTAAGCTAGAAGATGATATTGTTTTTGAAGACCATAAAGGTGAAGCAGAAACTCTGGCTGGATTTATTTTAGAAAATTCGGGAGGTTTTCCTAAACGAAACAGTAAAATAAATTTTGAAAATTACGTTTTTACTATAGAGGCATTGGATAAAAAGCGTATCAAACGCGTTAAGGTGACTTTACCATAAA is a window of Olleya sp. YS DNA encoding:
- the ssb gene encoding single-stranded DNA-binding protein; the encoded protein is MSGTLNKVMLIGHLGDEVKMHYFEGGGCVGRFPLATNETYTSKQTNERVTNTEWHNIVVRNKAAEICEKYLTKGDKVYVEGRIKTRKWQDDSGNDRYSTEIQVTDFTFLSTKKDSDATAAANNNVQQQAKPNTEKPTSQPIAGDDDLPF
- a CDS encoding gliding motility-associated protein GldE; protein product: MDPEPSSFIALIITDNINVALGFVLLIVLLICSAMISGAEVALFSLSKSDLEDEAIQNKKQIQIITKLLARPKKLLATILVANNFINIGIVILFAFLGNYLFSGISSVVVKFVVEVVVITFLILLFGEILPKIYASRNNLKFSTFMAYPLRVLDVLFSPLSLPMRSITLGIHNKLGKQKSNISVDQLSQALELTSEHDTTKEEQKILQGIVSFGNTDTKQVMQPRIDVFALNVEQPYSEIISEITNNGYSRIPVFKDNMDTIVGVLYVKDLLPYIDKKTFDWTTLLRDPFFVPENKKLDDLMAEFQEKKVHLAVVVDEYGGTSGLVSLEDIIEEIVGDISDEFDDEDLIYSKLDNKNYVFEGKTALKDFYKIIKLEDDIVFEDHKGEAETLAGFILENSGGFPKRNSKINFENYVFTIEALDKKRIKRVKVTLP